Proteins from a single region of Ferroacidibacillus organovorans:
- a CDS encoding class I SAM-dependent methyltransferase, with the protein MHIPNFKSEEGSILYKNTVGRRISPRVAKVILSHVAQNETASTRRDVLDLGCGPGVLGLSIAAQYPQFIVTAVDSSDVMIALGKEEAAKQNLSNIDFRTMSVEKIDLERKGYDLVLCNLAFPFFPRPFDSMREVYEVVRPGGTVFFTVPGRQTWEEFFDVTTLVLGDMAMMAKPFLSKFTQAEMLPNAMAAAGFEKLKEVRTRLPFHFENGQAVLDFFSELFHLLDYAPEDIKEEMINAIDQGHPNGFTMHYEVVLLSAQRPQMPESAPELSGKPHL; encoded by the coding sequence ATGCACATTCCAAACTTCAAATCCGAGGAAGGAAGCATTCTATACAAAAATACGGTTGGGCGACGGATCTCCCCGCGCGTTGCAAAAGTCATCCTGTCACACGTCGCTCAGAATGAAACAGCGTCCACCCGTCGCGACGTACTCGACCTTGGCTGCGGCCCAGGTGTGTTGGGTTTGTCCATCGCGGCCCAGTACCCACAGTTTATAGTGACTGCCGTGGATTCATCCGATGTGATGATCGCACTGGGAAAAGAAGAGGCCGCAAAACAAAACCTCAGCAATATCGATTTTCGGACCATGAGCGTAGAAAAGATCGATCTTGAGCGTAAAGGGTACGATCTGGTTCTATGCAATCTCGCATTTCCGTTTTTTCCGCGTCCTTTTGACAGCATGCGCGAAGTGTATGAAGTAGTTCGCCCTGGTGGAACGGTTTTTTTCACTGTGCCTGGAAGACAGACATGGGAAGAATTCTTCGATGTCACCACGCTCGTTCTCGGAGATATGGCCATGATGGCCAAACCCTTTCTAAGCAAATTCACGCAGGCGGAGATGTTGCCAAATGCCATGGCCGCAGCCGGTTTTGAGAAGCTCAAAGAGGTGCGCACCCGATTGCCCTTTCACTTTGAAAACGGTCAGGCGGTGCTGGATTTTTTCAGTGAATTGTTCCATCTGCTTGATTACGCGCCAGAAGACATCAAGGAGGAAATGATAAACGCAATCGACCAGGGACACCCAAACGGGTTCACGATGCACTACGAGGTCGTACTCTTGTCAGCTCAGCGACCACAGATGCCAGAATCAGCACCAGAATTGTCAGGCAAACCACATCTGTGA
- a CDS encoding MFS transporter — translation MIRSFFHAFAFRDYRWLWLLTTLTNSASWTFTLVVTWQAYALTHSSSWSGAVMFATLIPNIVGAPIAGVLADVMDRRILLVAACGIEIVITVLLSVLSRFHLETPAVLVILSLLFGLASSGLSVMLSSLVPSVVPQETLFNALSLQAVAQRGTEFVGPALASPLLILFGPGMAYLLATFFYAFAGTLVFFLANVHIESLTDGDLRRLTIFAPFLDGFIYVRKNPTIGLMVSLVGFHCALTMAYMGMLPQFVKTSLHGSTAFYGLVVSAIGLGSIFGTLLLAGVKGVRLRGGLYWVTAVISGASLTLFALSKTPVLAMLAIILVGASQAIFMTLSLGYIQHMSVKQMTGRVTSLYLVLAGGFMSLANLGYGTLSNVIAPEWIMRSTGVLFMLIVGIYGLFSAQFRTVSRFGTFLSHDNDMQSVRG, via the coding sequence TTGATCCGCTCATTTTTTCATGCTTTTGCGTTTCGCGATTATCGATGGCTATGGTTGCTTACGACACTGACCAATTCTGCATCTTGGACGTTTACACTTGTGGTCACATGGCAAGCCTACGCGCTCACGCACTCTTCTTCGTGGTCTGGCGCTGTCATGTTTGCGACACTCATTCCCAACATTGTGGGGGCGCCGATTGCCGGTGTATTGGCAGACGTCATGGATCGAAGGATACTCTTGGTCGCGGCGTGTGGGATTGAAATTGTGATCACTGTCTTGCTCAGCGTTTTGTCGCGATTCCATTTGGAGACGCCTGCCGTGCTTGTGATCTTGTCCTTGCTCTTTGGATTGGCGTCAAGCGGCTTGAGTGTCATGCTCAGTTCTCTTGTTCCGTCTGTTGTGCCGCAAGAGACGTTATTCAACGCGTTGTCCTTACAGGCTGTGGCACAAAGGGGCACCGAATTTGTCGGACCAGCGCTTGCAAGCCCTCTGCTGATCTTATTCGGCCCAGGCATGGCCTACTTGCTAGCCACCTTCTTTTATGCATTTGCCGGGACACTTGTCTTTTTTCTCGCGAACGTGCACATTGAGAGCCTGACTGACGGGGATTTGCGGAGGCTTACGATTTTCGCCCCGTTCCTTGATGGCTTCATCTATGTTCGCAAGAATCCCACGATCGGTCTCATGGTGTCGCTTGTAGGGTTTCACTGTGCCCTGACAATGGCGTATATGGGCATGTTGCCACAATTCGTAAAAACATCCCTGCATGGCTCGACCGCCTTTTATGGTTTGGTTGTGAGTGCGATCGGGCTTGGATCGATTTTTGGAACGCTTCTTTTGGCGGGTGTAAAAGGTGTCCGGCTTCGAGGGGGATTGTACTGGGTGACAGCGGTCATCAGTGGTGCATCTTTAACGCTTTTTGCACTGAGCAAAACGCCTGTACTGGCGATGCTGGCAATCATCTTGGTAGGCGCATCGCAGGCGATTTTTATGACGCTTAGTCTTGGATACATTCAGCACATGTCGGTGAAGCAGATGACAGGACGAGTGACCAGCCTTTATTTAGTGTTAGCTGGCGGATTCATGTCATTGGCAAATTTGGGGTATGGCACATTGAGCAATGTTATCGCACCAGAGTGGATCATGCGTTCCACTGGCGTTTTGTTTATGCTCATCGTTGGCATCTATGGACTCTTCTCCGCACAGTTTCGAACCGTTTCGAGATTTGGCACCTTTTTGTCGCACGATAACGACATGCAATCCGTTCGTGGATAA
- a CDS encoding nuclear transport factor 2 family protein yields MSSPIKPPFTEETARAKVKAAENAWNTRDPEIVALAYTPDSEWRNRTEFFKGREAIKEFLRRKWAKELDYKLMKELWCYTDNRISVRFEYEWRDADTDQWMRTHGNEHWEFDDEGLMRRRDMSANDYPIDKSERRYS; encoded by the coding sequence ATGTCGTCACCCATCAAACCTCCCTTTACAGAGGAAACCGCGCGCGCCAAAGTCAAAGCGGCAGAAAACGCCTGGAATACCCGCGACCCCGAAATTGTCGCTTTGGCATACACACCAGACTCTGAGTGGAGAAACCGCACTGAATTTTTTAAAGGGAGAGAGGCGATCAAAGAATTCCTGCGGCGCAAATGGGCCAAAGAACTCGACTACAAATTGATGAAGGAGCTTTGGTGTTATACTGACAATCGTATCTCCGTGCGCTTTGAATACGAGTGGCGCGACGCAGACACCGATCAGTGGATGCGCACTCACGGAAATGAGCACTGGGAGTTCGACGACGAAGGACTTATGCGGCGCCGGGACATGAGCGCAAACGACTATCCAATTGATAAATCAGAGCGACGATATAGCTAG
- a CDS encoding aminopeptidase translates to MDPEELVMRGLNQSVAHVDFIVGSSELNVDSETMDGRRVPILHAGKWVLAGESSNS, encoded by the coding sequence ATGGATCCAGAAGAGCTTGTGATGCGTGGATTGAATCAAAGTGTGGCGCATGTCGATTTTATAGTTGGTTCGAGTGAATTAAATGTCGATAGCGAGACAATGGACGGACGGCGAGTGCCCATCCTGCACGCAGGGAAATGGGTTTTAGCGGGTGAATCCAGTAACTCGTAG
- a CDS encoding aminopeptidase — protein sequence MVTEEAAFLAIYLPDDHQWISLGTMKNARNVPFLPNLPSEEIFTAPHRTGVNGILRSTMPLAYGGTLIENIQLTFAKGRIVDYTAATGFEVLKGIIDTDECSHYLGEVALVPITSPVISRLEMCNPQVS from the coding sequence ATGGTCACAGAGGAGGCTGCATTTCTGGCGATTTATCTGCCAGATGACCATCAATGGATAAGTCTTGGCACAATGAAGAATGCGCGTAATGTGCCGTTTCTTCCGAATTTGCCGAGTGAAGAGATTTTTACGGCGCCGCATCGAACAGGGGTGAACGGAATACTTCGAAGCACGATGCCCCTGGCGTACGGCGGAACGCTGATCGAAAACATCCAGTTGACGTTTGCCAAAGGAAGAATCGTAGATTACACTGCGGCTACGGGCTTTGAGGTTTTAAAAGGAATTATTGACACGGACGAATGCTCTCACTACCTTGGCGAGGTTGCCTTGGTTCCCATCACGTCTCCTGTCATTTCGCGATTGGAAATGTGTAACCCACAAGTATCGTAG